The following coding sequences are from one Bifidobacterium sp. window:
- a CDS encoding TetR/AcrR family transcriptional regulator, whose translation MTNDSSSGNVIGRNVDPGRRDRIIDAALEVIATQGVAGTSHRKVAAVAQVPLGSMTYYFSGMKELLHDAFTRFADQAADTFDARMQATSRRVNAVDAVVKAIVEERSQENTVLTYELYTLAARDHDYQEITERWMARSSAALERHFDPLTARLLDALIEGITIHRALDRDPVGKGDVEEAIRRITNS comes from the coding sequence ATGACGAATGATTCGTCAAGTGGGAATGTGATTGGCAGAAATGTTGATCCAGGTAGACGTGATCGAATCATCGATGCTGCGCTAGAGGTTATCGCGACTCAAGGCGTGGCTGGAACTTCTCACCGGAAGGTTGCTGCTGTAGCACAGGTGCCTCTAGGTTCAATGACGTATTACTTCAGTGGTATGAAAGAATTATTGCATGATGCGTTTACCCGCTTTGCTGATCAAGCTGCCGATACCTTTGATGCACGCATGCAGGCTACAAGCAGGCGTGTAAATGCTGTTGATGCAGTGGTGAAGGCCATTGTTGAAGAACGCAGCCAAGAAAACACAGTCCTTACATACGAACTCTATACATTGGCAGCACGGGATCACGATTATCAAGAGATTACTGAGAGGTGGATGGCACGAAGTAGTGCAGCGCTTGAACGCCATTTTGATCCGCTCACCGCGAGACTACTTGATGCGCTGATTGAGGGGATTACTATCCATAGAGCTTTGGATCGTGATCCTGTTGGGAAAGGCGACGTAGAGGAAGCAATACGCCGGATTACGAACTCATAA
- a CDS encoding sugar O-acetyltransferase — translation MKQQTQREKMLAGKLYDPSDPEISTMLSRAHQLCKDYNLCKETEQEQRESILRELLPHAGVGTYLAGPIFFDYGEFTTLGDHVYANFNFTVLDVCPVTIGDNVMFGPNVSLLTPLHPLRWQERNIRQHQDGSEFDYEYGAPITIGSNCWIAGNVTVTGGVTIGAGSVIGAGAVVTHDIPENVLAAGVPCKVIREIGESDRMDLPALLH, via the coding sequence ATGAAACAACAAACACAACGCGAAAAGATGCTTGCAGGCAAGCTCTATGATCCTTCCGATCCTGAAATCTCGACGATGTTGTCAAGAGCTCACCAGCTATGCAAGGACTATAACCTGTGCAAAGAAACTGAGCAGGAGCAGCGGGAATCAATATTACGCGAACTACTCCCGCATGCGGGTGTGGGTACCTACCTAGCAGGGCCAATATTCTTTGATTATGGTGAATTCACTACTCTAGGCGATCATGTATACGCAAATTTCAACTTTACAGTGCTTGATGTTTGCCCAGTAACGATTGGCGATAACGTCATGTTTGGCCCAAATGTGTCATTGTTGACACCTCTACATCCCTTGAGATGGCAAGAACGCAATATTCGCCAACACCAGGACGGCTCAGAGTTTGATTATGAGTATGGCGCGCCCATCACTATTGGCTCAAACTGCTGGATTGCTGGAAATGTCACGGTGACTGGGGGAGTGACAATCGGTGCAGGGTCAGTGATTGGCGCTGGCGCAGTCGTCACTCATGATATTCCTGAGAATGTGCTCGCTGCTGGTGTGCCGTGCAAGGTCATCAGAGAGATTGGCGAAAGCGATCGAATGGATCTTCCGGCTCTGCTTCATTAA
- a CDS encoding sensor histidine kinase, producing MQSYGVPTTWPRPPFWMRVRLLPEWLTAFIMAATTIVGLLTYLWELRTGLPVAAIFALALGALACIASWRFRWITVLLSAAATFTASISGVNPIIEWNLVIFATFTLILRGSPLWLSAVPSFTSYFSTALFFGSVHPVAPQLGHQDALVAGGCTVLFAVIAKSVLIARQYWAQMHLRSQELSIARDIAVAKGVVEERLRIARDLHDVIGHEIAGINMHIGAAEVTLKSDNDPARKELLSARQNIQNVLSETQNIIKVLRTSDEPSVNTADSFQHGYSAIPLLIEHSQSAGLDVEFLFPEKQPTLTLEVDQASFRVAQECLTNATKYGSGSVALHISVHEAQLHIECVNRREISAAEERSPGYGLIGMRERVASVQGTMDVNNEDGLFWVYIRLPLADGPAKTERGIQ from the coding sequence ATGCAGTCGTATGGTGTACCAACTACTTGGCCACGACCTCCATTTTGGATGCGTGTGCGCTTATTGCCTGAGTGGCTTACCGCTTTCATCATGGCAGCAACCACAATCGTTGGTCTGTTAACGTACCTTTGGGAACTGCGCACCGGTTTGCCAGTAGCAGCTATATTTGCACTAGCACTAGGTGCGCTCGCTTGCATAGCATCATGGCGTTTTCGTTGGATAACAGTGCTGCTGTCTGCAGCAGCAACCTTCACTGCCAGTATTTCTGGTGTTAATCCAATTATTGAGTGGAACTTGGTCATATTTGCAACTTTCACTCTCATATTGCGAGGTAGCCCATTATGGCTTAGCGCTGTACCCTCATTCACCAGTTATTTCTCAACTGCCCTCTTTTTTGGATCAGTCCACCCAGTAGCGCCACAATTGGGCCATCAAGATGCCCTTGTTGCGGGTGGATGCACAGTATTGTTTGCAGTAATTGCCAAATCCGTACTCATCGCCCGTCAATATTGGGCACAGATGCACCTGCGATCACAGGAGTTATCAATCGCGCGAGATATTGCAGTTGCAAAGGGTGTAGTTGAAGAACGTCTAAGAATTGCCCGCGATCTACATGATGTTATTGGACACGAAATAGCCGGTATCAATATGCACATCGGCGCCGCTGAAGTCACGCTCAAGTCCGATAACGATCCCGCAAGAAAAGAACTCTTGAGCGCACGTCAAAATATTCAGAACGTGTTATCTGAGACGCAAAACATCATCAAGGTGCTACGAACAAGTGACGAACCCTCTGTAAATACTGCAGACTCATTTCAGCATGGTTACTCAGCAATACCCCTATTAATTGAACACAGTCAGAGTGCAGGTTTAGATGTTGAATTCCTTTTTCCTGAAAAACAACCCACACTTACACTTGAAGTAGACCAAGCATCATTTCGTGTGGCCCAAGAGTGCCTGACAAATGCTACCAAATATGGCAGCGGTTCTGTCGCACTGCATATATCTGTACATGAAGCTCAACTACATATCGAATGTGTCAACCGTAGAGAGATTTCAGCAGCAGAAGAGAGATCACCTGGATACGGACTGATTGGCATGCGAGAGCGCGTGGCTTCAGTGCAAGGCACAATGGACGTTAACAATGAGGATGGTCTGTTTTGGGTTTATATTCGCTTACCCTTAGCAGATGGCCCAGCTAAGACCGAAAGAGGCATCCAATGA
- a CDS encoding sugar O-acetyltransferase, protein MSDLEGMSESGKVEWARMVTGQVYQDTHPDIDLARLRAEKLFTEYNRLGYDDPKRQGEILTQLLGSVGEGAIIKPNFRCELGCNITIGSNVHINYDCAILDNAPVTIHDNVWIAPKVGLFATNHALDKSERINGACQARPIVLEDGVWLGGHVIVLGGVTVGAGSVIGAGSVVTHDIPENVVAVGNPARVIKHITDDDKTGYLERLNNRDK, encoded by the coding sequence ATGAGTGATTTAGAGGGCATGAGTGAGTCTGGCAAGGTGGAGTGGGCTCGCATGGTGACAGGTCAGGTTTATCAGGATACACACCCAGATATTGATTTGGCACGGCTACGAGCTGAGAAATTGTTTACTGAATACAACAGACTTGGCTATGATGACCCCAAACGTCAAGGTGAAATACTGACGCAGCTATTAGGTTCTGTCGGCGAGGGTGCGATTATCAAACCAAATTTTAGGTGCGAGCTGGGGTGCAATATCACCATAGGCTCGAATGTGCATATCAACTATGACTGTGCAATCCTCGACAATGCACCGGTGACCATTCATGACAATGTCTGGATTGCACCAAAAGTTGGTTTGTTCGCGACAAATCATGCGCTCGATAAATCAGAAAGAATCAATGGAGCGTGTCAGGCGCGCCCGATTGTTCTTGAAGATGGAGTTTGGCTGGGTGGCCATGTCATCGTGCTTGGTGGCGTCACAGTGGGTGCTGGCTCGGTGATTGGTGCTGGTTCAGTGGTAACTCACGATATTCCTGAGAATGTCGTTGCTGTGGGCAACCCCGCTCGTGTGATCAAACACATTACAGACGATGACAAAACAGGTTATCTAGAACGTTTGAATAATCGCGACAAATAA
- a CDS encoding MFS transporter: MTDSQTLRWRYSLCSFMLVVGLASASWVSRTPTIRDTIGATISAMGMILFGGSIGSMSGILSSAYLVRKRGTRWVIAYSAIFLSTGLSLVTASTIVRYPSVVFVGLLFFGLGSGLAEIALNIDGAHIETRLKHPILPALHGCYSLGVLIGAVISIVCISLDVPAIWHLGGCSVLLALVSFWSLSGIPSGMGKTQLSRPAENPNTDVAAGNPKSALWRDPGLILLGIVLLGLASAEGSANDWLPLIMVDGLGLSSAQGSMIFATFATIMAVGRFCGQAVISLWGKPHVLLGSLLTGALGIFLVAVGTHTVFIISGVTLWGLGVSLGFPVAISTAGENPDHPDLRVSIVATAGYCAFLVGPPVLGFLGDNFGLRTAILVVVTLLLISTAALITQQHLISQSPQRS, encoded by the coding sequence ATGACCGATTCTCAAACTCTCAGATGGCGGTATTCGCTATGTTCATTCATGCTTGTAGTTGGTCTCGCGAGCGCTTCATGGGTCAGCCGTACACCAACTATCCGAGACACAATAGGTGCAACAATCTCCGCTATGGGGATGATACTTTTCGGTGGATCAATCGGTTCAATGTCTGGTATTTTAAGCTCGGCATATCTCGTGCGAAAGCGTGGAACAAGGTGGGTTATTGCTTATAGCGCTATCTTCCTCTCCACCGGATTATCGCTCGTTACAGCTTCGACAATAGTCAGATACCCTTCTGTGGTGTTCGTAGGATTACTGTTTTTCGGTCTAGGTAGCGGCTTGGCTGAAATAGCTTTAAACATAGACGGAGCACACATAGAAACTCGACTTAAGCATCCCATTCTTCCAGCACTCCACGGCTGTTACAGTCTTGGCGTCCTCATTGGCGCAGTAATCAGTATCGTCTGCATATCTCTTGATGTACCAGCTATATGGCATCTCGGAGGATGTTCCGTCTTACTCGCTTTGGTCAGTTTTTGGTCGCTTAGCGGAATACCATCCGGAATGGGGAAAACCCAACTCTCGCGACCAGCAGAAAACCCAAACACTGATGTTGCAGCAGGAAATCCAAAAAGTGCGTTATGGCGAGACCCTGGGCTTATCCTCCTTGGAATCGTTTTACTCGGTCTTGCATCCGCAGAGGGCTCGGCCAACGACTGGCTCCCACTCATCATGGTTGACGGACTGGGACTGAGCAGCGCGCAAGGATCGATGATATTTGCAACATTCGCAACTATTATGGCTGTCGGACGATTCTGTGGTCAAGCTGTTATTTCGTTGTGGGGAAAGCCCCATGTACTTCTGGGCAGTCTACTTACTGGGGCACTCGGCATTTTTTTGGTCGCTGTAGGCACTCACACAGTTTTCATTATTTCCGGTGTCACACTATGGGGACTTGGAGTGTCTCTAGGCTTCCCCGTTGCTATCTCAACTGCAGGAGAGAACCCTGACCATCCAGATCTTAGGGTTAGCATCGTGGCTACTGCTGGATATTGTGCTTTTCTAGTAGGGCCACCCGTGCTCGGCTTCCTCGGCGATAATTTTGGGTTACGCACTGCGATTCTCGTAGTGGTTACACTTTTGCTCATTTCCACAGCAGCTTTAATCACCCAGCAACATCTCATATCGCAGTCCCCGCAACGTTCATAA
- a CDS encoding aspartate aminotransferase family protein, which produces MINNNEHYSDPFAREEGFWNNVDNHVLRYGAPKFMPAIIDHAEGSYIYTEDGRKILDFTSGQMSATLGHAHPAIIATIQRSYPRLDHLFSAMLSRPVINLTTRLTSLTSDAMDVEGNHEKLDRAVLLTTGSEVNDAAIRLAKLVTGKFEIVSFNRSWHGLTGAAAAATYSSARKVGTPSMPGQIAIPTPYEYRPDFVDEHGKLDWRKQLDFGFKMVDAQSVGSLAACIIEPIVSGGGILVPPPGYLQALREKCHERGMLLIFDEAQTSIGRTGTWFGFESDGVTPDILTVSKTLGAGLPLAAMLTTTSIEQKAYEEGFVFYTSHVSDPTIAAVGYTVIDVIEKDHILASVQQRGKQLQDGLTRILNDHDIVGDARGRGLLQGIEIVEGNTSKTRSEALADSITEKCFELGLHMNIVCLPGMGGVFRIAPPLTVSEQEIDLGLSILDESITYVEKHR; this is translated from the coding sequence ATGATCAACAATAACGAGCACTATTCAGACCCATTCGCTCGAGAAGAGGGCTTCTGGAATAACGTAGACAATCATGTACTCCGCTATGGCGCACCAAAATTCATGCCAGCGATTATTGACCACGCAGAAGGCAGCTATATCTATACCGAGGATGGGCGAAAAATACTTGATTTCACCTCAGGACAGATGAGTGCGACCCTCGGTCATGCTCATCCGGCAATCATTGCAACCATCCAAAGATCATATCCGCGTCTCGACCACTTGTTCAGTGCCATGCTTTCAAGGCCGGTGATCAATCTTACAACCCGACTCACATCCCTCACATCTGATGCTATGGATGTAGAGGGTAACCATGAGAAGCTGGACCGTGCTGTGTTGCTGACCACAGGGTCTGAGGTCAACGACGCTGCGATACGGTTGGCGAAATTAGTGACAGGTAAATTTGAAATCGTCTCCTTTAATCGATCTTGGCATGGTCTTACTGGAGCTGCCGCTGCTGCAACATACTCTTCAGCGCGCAAAGTTGGCACTCCTTCAATGCCAGGGCAAATTGCCATACCAACACCATATGAGTATCGTCCAGATTTTGTTGATGAACACGGTAAGCTCGATTGGCGAAAACAGCTTGATTTTGGCTTCAAAATGGTCGATGCCCAGTCGGTGGGGAGCCTTGCTGCATGCATCATTGAGCCAATCGTGTCAGGGGGAGGCATCTTAGTTCCGCCCCCGGGATATTTGCAAGCATTACGCGAGAAGTGTCATGAACGTGGCATGCTGCTGATCTTCGATGAGGCGCAGACCAGTATCGGGCGCACGGGCACATGGTTTGGTTTCGAAAGCGATGGGGTTACCCCTGATATTCTTACAGTCTCCAAAACTCTTGGGGCTGGTCTTCCACTAGCTGCCATGTTAACAACCACCTCGATTGAGCAAAAAGCTTACGAGGAAGGTTTCGTCTTCTACACCTCACATGTGAGTGACCCAACCATTGCGGCCGTCGGTTATACAGTGATTGATGTCATCGAGAAGGATCATATTCTTGCATCGGTGCAGCAGCGAGGCAAACAGCTTCAAGATGGACTGACAAGAATCCTCAATGATCACGACATAGTGGGTGATGCGCGTGGACGCGGTCTGTTGCAAGGTATTGAGATAGTCGAAGGCAACACTTCAAAAACTCGTTCCGAGGCTTTGGCTGACAGCATTACTGAGAAATGTTTCGAGCTGGGGCTTCATATGAATATTGTCTGTTTACCCGGGATGGGCGGAGTTTTTCGTATAGCCCCTCCGCTCAC
- a CDS encoding response regulator, whose amino-acid sequence MIRTMVIDDQEMIRVGLSTIIGAAEGVTMVATACDGLSALKMLETTQVDVILMDLRMPGIDGVETTRRIRQRLTSQMTRIIVLTTFDQDENVILALRAGANGFLSKGVGPQDLTDSIREVMQGGGALSPKAAAALITHVIHSQDAPSDPEAVKIFSSLTEREYEIVQAAVSGLDNAAISEQLFISQYTVKTHLNRAMAKVNAHDRAGLITLAYKAGIRPA is encoded by the coding sequence ATGATTCGTACAATGGTCATCGACGATCAAGAAATGATTCGTGTCGGTCTTAGCACGATTATCGGGGCTGCTGAAGGCGTCACTATGGTTGCAACGGCATGTGATGGATTATCAGCCTTGAAGATGCTCGAGACCACACAAGTCGATGTCATCCTTATGGATTTACGTATGCCAGGTATTGATGGTGTAGAGACCACACGGAGAATTCGACAACGCCTGACATCACAAATGACCAGAATCATTGTGCTTACCACTTTTGATCAAGATGAAAATGTCATTTTGGCATTACGCGCTGGTGCAAATGGATTCCTTTCAAAAGGCGTAGGCCCTCAAGATCTCACAGATAGCATTAGGGAAGTCATGCAAGGCGGTGGTGCCTTGTCTCCGAAAGCTGCTGCCGCACTAATCACTCATGTAATACATAGCCAGGACGCACCTAGCGACCCAGAAGCGGTAAAAATCTTCTCTTCGCTCACAGAGCGTGAATACGAAATTGTGCAGGCAGCTGTATCAGGATTGGATAATGCCGCAATCTCAGAGCAACTATTTATTTCTCAATACACCGTTAAAACTCATCTCAACCGCGCAATGGCAAAAGTGAATGCTCATGATAGAGCTGGCCTCATCACGCTCGCCTATAAGGCTGGAATCAGACCTGCATAA
- a CDS encoding dioxygenase produces MFSSSEAVAIEQHTTTPSVSRNAPGTARIEGRLTSPIARVPESTAVAGGITVKGHTIRTFAYTTDAAVIRNTNADAILAVYPFTGEPVITKALLTVAQQPLFVGVGGGTTTGTRVVELAMVAEMQGAAGVVINAPAPAETIEAAMNSVDIPVVATVTEDDEITEEKILAGAAIINVAAGARTSEVVASIRAHHPEVPILASGGASDESIAATIEAGADALSWTPPSAQQLQSQMMARYRGEEPKA; encoded by the coding sequence ATGTTTTCTTCGAGTGAGGCTGTGGCGATCGAGCAGCATACAACAACACCGTCAGTGAGTCGCAATGCACCTGGCACTGCGAGGATCGAAGGTCGGTTAACTTCACCGATAGCACGAGTTCCAGAGTCGACTGCAGTAGCAGGTGGTATCACGGTGAAGGGTCATACAATACGTACATTTGCATACACTACTGATGCTGCAGTTATCAGGAATACCAATGCGGATGCCATTCTTGCGGTGTACCCATTTACTGGGGAACCAGTGATTACTAAGGCTTTGTTGACTGTTGCTCAGCAGCCCCTATTTGTAGGCGTTGGGGGAGGGACTACTACCGGTACACGTGTGGTTGAATTGGCAATGGTAGCTGAGATGCAAGGGGCTGCCGGGGTTGTCATCAATGCACCTGCTCCTGCAGAAACAATCGAAGCGGCTATGAATTCTGTTGATATTCCTGTGGTAGCTACTGTAACTGAGGACGATGAAATCACCGAGGAAAAGATTCTAGCTGGTGCTGCCATTATTAATGTGGCAGCAGGGGCTCGCACATCAGAAGTCGTGGCTAGTATCAGGGCTCATCATCCTGAAGTGCCTATTCTGGCATCAGGTGGCGCTTCGGATGAGAGTATAGCCGCAACGATTGAAGCAGGTGCTGACGCATTGAGTTGGACTCCACCTAGTGCACAACAGCTTCAGTCACAAATGATGGCTCGATACCGAGGCGAAGAACCGAAAGCGTAG
- a CDS encoding LysR family transcriptional regulator, which produces MLNPERLELLVELQALQTMKAVADASQMSVSTVSQHIASLERSVGRPLIEHVGRQVRLTPLANELVDSARPVLNKLREIEDMVRSENMEVRGHIRVASFSSALAPLAVPVCASLGSRFPQLTITLEELEPDTSIPLLNAGQLDILFSASFGAAKADNDAGIVSIPLFSDSLCAVLPLGHTLANRTSLRLTDLFGEDWICEPKGTYLSNHIQILCEQAGISPRVTGTLSSYSVVLQSVAQGFGIAVLPRLATQEEPSKTIRVPITPEIRRSVSLITTSSQLSRLSIKHFINDVRQRTRNITKELDTQFSSGLTEI; this is translated from the coding sequence ATGCTCAACCCTGAACGTTTAGAATTGCTCGTTGAATTACAGGCTCTACAAACGATGAAAGCTGTGGCAGATGCCAGCCAAATGAGCGTCTCAACAGTTTCGCAGCATATTGCTTCTCTCGAAAGATCAGTAGGAAGACCCCTTATTGAGCACGTTGGCAGACAAGTCAGACTTACTCCCCTTGCGAATGAATTGGTAGATAGCGCTCGTCCTGTATTGAACAAGCTCAGAGAAATCGAAGATATGGTACGCAGCGAAAATATGGAAGTACGCGGTCATATTCGAGTAGCTTCTTTTTCTAGCGCACTCGCTCCTCTTGCCGTGCCAGTATGTGCATCACTGGGATCAAGATTTCCCCAGCTGACAATCACCCTCGAAGAGCTAGAACCAGATACAAGCATCCCTCTACTCAATGCGGGGCAGCTAGACATTCTTTTTTCGGCATCATTCGGAGCTGCTAAAGCAGATAACGATGCTGGGATAGTCTCCATCCCTCTGTTCTCTGATTCTCTGTGTGCTGTGCTCCCCTTAGGTCACACACTGGCAAATCGTACATCGCTGCGACTTACAGATTTGTTTGGTGAAGATTGGATTTGCGAGCCAAAGGGGACTTATCTGTCAAACCACATACAGATTCTTTGCGAGCAAGCTGGAATTTCTCCACGCGTAACAGGAACCTTGAGCTCATATTCAGTGGTTTTGCAATCTGTTGCACAGGGCTTCGGCATCGCCGTACTCCCCAGACTTGCAACACAAGAAGAGCCTTCAAAAACGATTAGGGTGCCAATAACGCCTGAAATTCGACGATCAGTTTCTCTAATCACCACATCTTCTCAGCTGTCGAGGCTCAGCATCAAACATTTCATTAATGACGTTAGACAAAGAACCCGCAACATTACCAAGGAACTGGACACGCAGTTTTCCTCGGGTCTCACAGAAATATGA